One genomic region from Marinitoga sp. 1197 encodes:
- a CDS encoding stage V sporulation protein S: MAEVEVLKVAANSKPIAIAGALAAIIREKGKAEIQAIGAGAVNQAVKAVAIARGYVAPSGIDLVCIPAFVDVKIDSEERTAIKFVVQPRS, encoded by the coding sequence ATGGCAGAAGTAGAAGTATTAAAAGTTGCTGCGAACTCAAAACCTATAGCTATAGCAGGGGCATTAGCCGCAATTATAAGGGAAAAGGGGAAAGCTGAAATTCAGGCTATTGGTGCAGGAGCAGTTAACCAAGCAGTTAAAGCTGTGGCAATTGCAAGGGGGTATGTTGCGCCAAGTGGTATTGATTTAGTATGTATTCCAGCATTTGTAGATGTTAAAATCGATAGTGAAGAAAGAACAGCTATTAAATTTGTTGTTCAACCAAGATCATAA
- a CDS encoding metallophosphoesterase family protein → MIFLNKFGIIAMGDNMIKILLISDIHIPTRNRYENLEKINFSEYDYVIATGDFVEEDVLFYFQAQKPIFYGVFGNVDYYDIKYALPEKRVIRLGNYNIGMIHGHQAGWGDPEKLIKRFQKIDILIYGHSHRKSDIIINGIRCINPGAFCEMSYANLYIRSDDISLKWMQV, encoded by the coding sequence ATGATTTTTTTAAATAAATTTGGTATAATAGCTATGGGTGATAATATGATAAAAATTCTATTGATTTCCGATATACATATTCCAACAAGAAATAGATACGAAAATTTAGAAAAAATTAATTTTTCTGAATATGATTATGTAATAGCGACAGGCGATTTTGTAGAAGAAGATGTTTTGTTTTATTTCCAAGCACAAAAGCCTATATTTTACGGAGTTTTTGGTAATGTTGATTATTATGATATAAAATATGCTTTACCAGAAAAAAGGGTTATAAGATTAGGAAATTATAATATAGGTATGATTCATGGTCATCAAGCTGGTTGGGGCGATCCTGAAAAATTAATAAAAAGATTTCAAAAAATTGATATTCTTATTTATGGGCATTCTCATAGAAAAAGCGATATAATTATCAATGGAATAAGATGTATAAATCCAGGTGCTTTTTGTGAAATGAGTTATGCAAACTTATATATAAGGAGTGATGATATATCATTAAAATGGATGCAAGTTTAA